The following are encoded together in the Scomber japonicus isolate fScoJap1 chromosome 20, fScoJap1.pri, whole genome shotgun sequence genome:
- the LOC128381323 gene encoding vinculin has product MPVFHTKTIESILEPVAQQISHLVIMHEEGEVDGKAIPDLTAPVAAVQAAVSNLVRVGKETVQTTEDQIMKRDMPPAFIKVENACTKLVQAASMLKADPYSVPARDYLIDGSRGILSGTSDLLLTFDEAEVRKIIRVCKGILEYLTVAEVVESMEDLITYTKNLGPGMTKMAKMIDERQQELTHQEHRVMLVNSMNTVKELLPILISGIKIFVTTKTSGSQGVEEALKNRNFTFEKMSAEINEIIRVLQLTSWDEDAWANKDTEAMKRALGLIDSKMAQAKNWLRDPNAQPGDAGEQAIRQILDEAGKVGELCAGKERRDILGTAKTLGQMTDQVSEMRARGQGASPAAMQKAQQVSQGLDVLTGKVENAARKLEAMTNSKQAIAKRIDGAQNWLADPNGGPEGEENIKALLTEARKIADMSEDPKERDDILRSLGEIAAMTAKLSDLRRQGKGDTPEARALAKQIATALQNLQSKTNKAVANSRPAKAAVHLEGKIEQAQRWIDNPTVDDSGVGQAAIRGLVAEGRRLANALPGPYRQELLGKCEQVEQLMAQLADLAARGEGDSPQARAVAQQLQEALKDLKGKMQEAMTQEVSDIFSDTTTPIKLLGVAATAPLDAPNRDEVFDERAANFENHANKLGTTAEKAAAVGTANKSTVEGIQAAVKSTRDLTPQVVSAARILLRNPGNQAAYEHFETMKNQWIDNVEKMTGLVDEAIDTKSLLDASEEAIKKDLDKCRVAMANHQPQMLVAGATSIARRANRILLVAKREVENSEDPKFREVVKAASDELSQTISPMVMDAKAVAGNIQDPSLQKGFLDSGYKILDAVAKVREAFQPQEPDFPPPPPELDQLNLNDEAAPPKPPLPEGEVPPPRPPPPEEKDEEFPEQTGDMVNEPMMVAARQLHDEARKWSSKGNDIIGAAKRMALLMAEMSRLVRGGSGNKRALIQCAKDIAKASDEVTRLAKEVAKQCTDKRIRTNLLQVCERIPTISTQLKILSTVKATMLGRTNISEEESEQATEMLVHNAQNLMQSVKETVREAEAASIKIRTDAGFTLHWVRKTPWYQ; this is encoded by the exons AGTGGAGAATGCATGCACTAAGCTGGTGCAGGCTGCCTCTATGCTGAAAGCTGATCCATACTCTGTTCCTGCTCGGGATTACCTCATCGATGGCTCCCGAGGTATCCTCTCTGGAACATCTGACCTGCTCCTGACCTTTGATGAGGCAGag GTTCGCAAAATAATCCGTGTGTGCAAAGGCATCCTGGAGTACCTGACCGTGGCAGAGGTGGTGGAGTCTATGGAGGACTTGATCACATACACAAAGAATCTCGGACCAG GGATGACAAAGATGGCAAAGATGATAGATGAGCGACAGCAGGAGCTGACACACCAGGAGCACCGCGTGATGCTTGTCAACTCCATGAACACAGTCAAAGAGCTGCTGCCCATCCTCATCTCAG GTATCAAAATATTTGTGACAACCAAGACATCTGGCAGCCAGGGAGTGGAAGAGGCCTTGAAGAACCGTAACTTCACTTTTGAGAAGATGAGTGCCGAGATCAACGAGATCATTAGAGTGCTGCAGCTCACGTCCTGGGACGAGGATGCCTGGGCCAACAAG GACACAGAGGCCATGAAGAGGGCTCTGGGGCTCATTGACTCGAAGATGGCCCAGGCTAAGAACTGGCTGAGGGATCCAAATGCTCAACCAG GGGATGCAGGCGAGCAGGCCATCCGACAGATCCTTGATGAAGCTGGGAAAGTTGGTGAACTGTGTGCAGGAAAGGAGCGCAGAGATATTCTGGGAACAGCCAAGACCCTGGGCCAGATGACTGACCAGGTGTCTGAAATGAGGGCCAG AGGTCAGGGGGCGTCCCCAGCTGCAATGCAGAAGGCCCAGCAAGTTTCCCAAGGACTTGACGTTCTCACAGGCAAGGTGGAAAATGCTGCTCGTAAGCTTGAGGCCATGACTAACTCCAAGCAGGCCATCGCTAAAAGGATCGATGGTGCACAG AACTGGCTGGCAGACCCTAATGGAGGgccagagggagaggagaacaTCAAAGCCCTCCTCACTGAGGCCAGAAAGATTGCAGATATGTCTGAGGATCCCAAAGAAAGAGATGACATCTTGCGCTCTCTTGGAGAGATTGCGGCAATGACTGCCAAGTTGTCTGATCTCAGAAGACA GGGTAAAGGTGACACTCCTGAGGCCAGAGCTCTTGCTAAACAGATCGCGACGGCTCTGCAGAACTTGCAGTCCAAGACTAACAAAGCCGTGGCCAACAGCAGGCCTGCAAAGGCAGCTGTTCACTTGGAAGGAAAGATTGAGCAGGCCCAGCGCTGGATTGACAATCCCACCGTGGATGACAGTGGTGTGG gcCAGGCAGCTATCCGAGGGCTTGTTGCAGAGGGCCGCAGGCTAGCCAATGCTCTCCCAGGCCCGTACAGGCAGGAGTTGCTGGGTAAATGTGAGCAGGTGGAGCAACTCATGGCCCAGCTGGCTGACCTGGCTGCCCGTGGTGAAGGGGACTCCCCTCAGGCACGTGCTGTGGCTCAGCAGCTCCAGGAGGCCTTGAAA GACCTGAAAGGAAAAATGCAAGAGGCAATGACTCAGGAGGTGTCAGACATCTTCAGTGACACCACCACACCTATCAAGTTACTGGGAGTGGCTGCTACTGCCCCACTGGACGCCCCCAACAGGGATGAG GTCTTTGACGAAAGGGCTGCCAACTTTGAGAACCACGCCAATAAGCTTGGCACCACAGCAGAGAAGGCTGCTGCTGTCGGAACTGCCAACAAGAGCACAGTAGAGGGAATCCAGGCTGCTGTCAAGTCAACAAGAGACTTAACACCACAA GTGGTTTCTGCTGCTCGTATCCTGCTGAGAAATCCCGGTAATCAAGCTGCATATGAACATTTTGAGACAATGAAGAATCAATGGATTGATAATGTGGAGAAAATGACAG GTTTGGTGGATGAGGCCATCGATACCAAATCTCTGCTGGATGCATCAGAGGAGGCCATCAAGAAGGACCTGGATAAATGCCGTGTGGCCATGGCCAATCACCAGCCTCAGATGCTGGTGGCTGGCGCTACCAGCATTGCACGCAGGGCCAACCGAATCCTCCTGGTGGCGAAGCGAGAGGTGGAGAACTCTGAGGATCCTAAATTCAGGGAAGTGGTGAAGGCTGCATCTGATGAACTGAGCCAGACAATCTCTCCCATGGTGATGGATGCTAAAGCAGTGGCAGGAAATATCCAAGATCCAA GTCTTCAGAAGGGCTTTCTGGACTCAGGTTATAAGATTCTTGATGCTGTGGCAAAGGTCAGGGAGGCCTTCCAGCCTCAGGAGCCAGACttcccaccacctcctccagaACTGGATCAGCTTAAT CTTAATGATGAGGCAGCACCACCTAAGCCTCCTCTTCCTGAAGGTGAAGTGCCTCCCCCCAGACCTCCTCCCCCagaggagaaagatgaggagTTCCCTGAGCAGACCGGTGATATGGTTAATGAGCCCATGATGGTTGCTGCCAGGCAGCTCCACGATGAAGCCCGCAAGTGGTCCAGCAAA GGAAATGACATCATTGGTGCAGCCAAACGAATGGCCTTGCTTATGGCTGAAATGTCCCGCCTGGTGCGCGGAGGCAGTGGAAACAAGCGAGCCCTTATCCAGTGCGCCAAGGACATTGCTAAGGCTTCTGATGAAGTCACACGGCTGGCCAAGGAGGTGGCCAAGCAGTGTACTGACAAGCGTATCCGGACCAACCTGCTCCAG GTGTGTGAACGTATTCCTACCATCAGCACTCAGCTCAAAATCCTGTCCACAGTCAAGGCCACTATGTTGGGTCGTACCAACATCAGCGAAGAGGAGTCAGAGCAG GCTACTGAGATGTTGGTGCACAATGCTCAGAACCTGATGCAGTCTGTGAAGGAGACGGTCAGGGAGGCAGAGGCAGCCTCTATCAAGATCCGGACAGATGCAGGCTTCACCCTCCACTGGGTCAGAAAGACCCCCTGGTACCAGTAA